Proteins encoded in a region of the Pangasianodon hypophthalmus isolate fPanHyp1 chromosome 21, fPanHyp1.pri, whole genome shotgun sequence genome:
- the LOC113533290 gene encoding midnolin yields the protein MEQHAEARGCTGHGSRSRCSELLHEHCMHLSIQSTTGTRFELSLPAEETVEGLKRRLSQKLRVSKDRLALLHKDTRLSSGRLQDFGVTDGSKLTLVPSVEAGLMSQVSKPEQSIMQALESLTETQVGDFLSGRSPLTLALRVGDHMMFVQLQLAAQNSGVQQCTTRGPSSTTRTAQHNTVPCGGNSEHPHTPTTAHNNQRASAGHHAHHAHHTHHAHHAHLSPPSSPTLSPGSVHYPHLATGACSPAPRATTPFQQGECGNSSGSGSTSSWPSRKPGAVIESFVNHAPGVFSGTFSGTLHPNCQDSSGRPRRDISTILQILNDLLSATRHYQGTPPALAQLRCHTQTPASPRETPPTSPCPPPSPTVMELPSAPVSPLSSSPTSDRLALSHNRISKPMGEPSRQTENRATRCKVERLQLLLQQRRLRRRARREPRAPYHWLSERKATRSHSNSSLSSDGSIDLDYDEALWKNDVQTDISSEFVVA from the exons ATGGAGCAGCACGCAGAAGCGCGAGGCTGCACCGGTCACGGATCGCGATCCCGGTGTTCCGAGCTCCTGCACGAGCACTGCATGCATTTATCCATCCAGTCGACGACGGGCACCCGCTTCGAGCTGTCTCTCCCCGCGGAGGAGACGGTGGAGGGGCTGAAGAGGAGGCTTTCACAAAAGCTCCGAGTGTCCAAAGACAGGCTCGCGCTTCTGCACAAAGACAC GAGGCTAAGCTCAGGGCGGCTCCAGGACTTTGGGGTTACGGACGGGAGCAAGTTGACCCTCGTGCCCTCGGTGGAGGCAGGATTAATG TCTCAGGTCTCCAAACCAGAGCAGTCCATCATGCAAGCGCTGGAGAGTCTGACAGAAACTCAG GTTGGTGACTTCCTATCAGGTCGCTCTCCGCTGACACTTGCCCTTCGTGTAGGGGATCACATGATGTTTGTGCAGCTGCAACTGGCCGCGCAAAACTCGGGTGTCCAACAGTGCACCACTAGGGGACCTTCGAGCACAACCAGGACTGCCCAGCACAACACAGTGCCCTGTGGGGGCAACAGTGAGCACCCTCATACTCCAACCACTGCCCACAACAACCAGAGGGCATCAGCTGGACACCACGCCCACCACGCCCACCACACCCACCATGCTCACCATGCTCACCTGTCTCCCCCCTCCAGTCCTACACTTTCCCCAGGATCTGTCCATTATCCTCACCTGGCCACAGGTGCCTGTAGCCCTGCCCCCAGAGCAACCACGCCTTTCCAGCAG GGTGAGTGTGGGAATTCAAGTGGAAGTGGAAGCACCAGCTCATGGCCAAGTCGTAAACCGGGTGCGGTGATAGAGAGCTTCGTGAACCACGCTCCTGGGGTTTTCTCTGGAACCTTCTCAG GCACCCTTCACCCGAACTGTCAGGACAGCAGTGGGCGTCCACGCCGTGACATCAGCACCATCCTGCAGATCCTCAATGATCTACTGAGTGCCACACGCCACTACCAGGGCACACCTCCTGCCCTGGCCCAGCTCCGCTGCCATACTCAGACACCTGCGTCTCCCCGAGAGACGCCGCCCACCTCGCCATGCCCGCCTCCCTCACCCACTGTCATGGAGCTTCCATCAGCACCTGTGTCACCATTATCATCCTCACCTACCTCAGACAGACTGGCACTGAGCCACAACCGCATCAGCAAACCAATGG GCGAACCCTCCAGGCAGACGGAGAACAGGGCGACACGCTGTAAGGTGGAGCGTTTGCAGTTGTTGCTGCAGCAGAGGAGGCTCCGCAGGCGGGCGCGGAGAGAGCCCCGGGCTCCCTATCACTGGCTGAGCGAGCGCAAAGCCACCCGAAGCCACAGCAACAGCAGCCTGAGCAGTGACGGCTCCATCGACCTGGACTACGACGAGGCGCTCTGGAAGAACGACGTCCAGACCGACATCAGCTCTGAGTTCGTCGTGGCCTGA